The following coding sequences are from one Lolium rigidum isolate FL_2022 chromosome 6, APGP_CSIRO_Lrig_0.1, whole genome shotgun sequence window:
- the LOC124663281 gene encoding probable indole-3-acetic acid-amido synthetase GH3.4, producing the protein MPEEAPTAAVAAAAASLCDEAHREALEYIEHVTACAGEVQRRVLAEILAQNAPAEYLRRIGVSGAAPGADEAFRRLAPLTTYEDILPDVMRIANGDTSPILSGKPTYEFLTSSGTSGGERKMMPAIAEEMDRRSQLYGLLMPVMSQAVPGLDKGKAMYLYFVKAESRTPGGLPARPVLTSYYKSRHFLERPHDPYTVHTSPDEAILCVDAYQSMYAQLLCGLVHRADVLRVGAVFASGFLRAIHFLEKHWRRLCRDIRAGVLDAEITDPAIRAAVGRVLRADPALADAIEDACARPSWQGVIRRVWPSTKYIDVIVTGAMAQYIPTMEYYGGGLPLACTMYASSECYFGLNLNPICNPGDVAYTLIPTMCYFEFLPVQPCSGNGGEPDRRDLVGLVDVKLGREYELVVTTYSGLYRYRVGDVLRVAGFKNAAPMFSFVRRKNVALSIDADKTDETELHAAVCRAVQHLDPFGASLVEYTSYADASTIPGHYVLFWELRDGGTTTSTPVPASVYEDCCLAVEEALNTVYRQCRAADRSVGPLEIRVVSSGTFDKLMDYALSRGASINQYKAPRCVRPGPVVELLDSRVEGRYFSPKCPKWSPGNKQWIGGNAKKMDTS; encoded by the exons ATGCCGGAGGAAGCgcccacggcggcggtggcggcggcggcagcctcgTTGTGCGACGAGGCGCACCGCGAGGCGCTGGAGTACATCGAGCACGTGACGGCGTGCGCGGGGGAGGTCCAGCGCCGCGTGCTGGCCGAGATCCTGGCGCAGAACGCGCCGGCCGAGTACCTGCGCCGCATCGGCGTCTCGGGCGCCGCTCCCGGCGCCGACGAGGCGTTCCGCCGCCTGGCGCCGCTCACCACCTACGAGGACATCCTCCCCGACGTCATGCGCATCGCCAACGGCGACACCTCGCCCATCCTCTCCGGCAAGCCCACCTACGAGTTCCTCACCAG CTCGGGAACGTCGGGTGGGGAGAGGAAGATGATGCCGGCGATCGCGGAGGAGATGGACCGGCGCTCGCAGCTCTACGGCCTGCTGATGCCGGTCATGAGCCAGGCGGTGCCCGGCCTCGACAAGGGCAAGGCCATGTACCTCTACTTTGTCAAGGCGGAGTCGCGCACGCCGGGCGGCctgccggcgcggcccgtgctcACCAGCTACTACAAGAGCCGCCACTTCCTGGAGCGGCCGCACGACCCCTACACGGTGCACACCAGCCCCGACGAGGCCATCCTCTGCGTGGACGCCTACCAGAGCATGTACGCGCAGCTGCTCTGCGGCCTGGTCCACCGCGCCGACGTGCTCCGCGTCGGCGCCGTCTTCGCCTCCGGCTTCCTCCGCGCCATCCACTTCCTCGAGAAGCACTGGCGCCGCCTCTGCCGGGACATCCGCGCCGGCGTGCTCGACGCCGAGATCACGGACCCGGCCATCCGCGCCGCCGTCGGGCGCGTGCTCCGCGCCGACCCGGCGCTGGCGGACGCGATCGAGGACGCCTGCGCCAGGCCGTCGTGGCAGGGCGTGATCCGGCGGGTCTGGCCCAGCACCAAGTACATCGACGTCATCGTCACGGGCGCCATGGCGCAGTACATCCCCACCATGGAGTACTACGGCGGAGGCCTCCCGCTGGCGTGCACCATGTACGCCTCCTCCGAGTGCTACTTCGGGCTCAACCTCAACCCGATCTGTAACCCCGGGGACGTCGCATACACCCTGATCCCCACAATGTGCTACTTCGAGTTCCTCCCCGTCCAGCCCTGCTCCGGCAACGGCGGCGAGCCCGACCGCCGCGACCTCGTCGGCCTCGTCGACGTGAAGCTCGGCCGCGAGTACGAGCTGGTCGTCACCACCTACTCCGGCCTGTACCGCTACCGCGTCGGCGACGTGCTTCGCGTCGCGGGGTTCAAGAACGCGGCGCCCATGTTCAGCTTCGTGCGCCGGAAGAACGTGGCGCTCAGCATCGACGCCGACAAGACGGACGAGACGGAGCTGCACGCCGCCGTCTGCCGCGCCGTGCAGCACCTCGACCCGTTCGGCGCCTCGCTCGTCGAGTACACCAGCTACGCCGACGCCAGCACCATCCCGGGCCACTACGTGCTCTTCTGGGAGCTCCGCGACGGAGGGACCACCACGTCGACGCCCGTGCCGGCGTCGGTGTACGAGGACTGCTGCCTCGCCGTGGAGGAGGCGCTCAACACCGTGTACCGGCAGTGCCGCGCCGCCGACCGCTCCGTCGGCCCCCTCGAGATCCGGGTGGTGTCCAGCGGCACCTTCGACAAGCTCATGGACTACGCGCTGAGCCGAGGCGCGTCGATCAACCAGTACAAGGCTCCACGGTGCGTGCGGCCGGGGCCGGTGGTGGAGCTCCTCGACAGCAGGGTGGAAGGCCGGTACTTCAGCCCCAAGTGCCCGAAATGGAGCCCAGGAAACAAGCAGTGGATCGGCGGCAACGCCAAGAAGATGGACACCAGTTGA